ACACGCTGTGCTGACGATGAAGACGTTAAGATAGAGAATGGTCACACAAgcaagacaaaatattttatgtgAGGTGTGTAGAAAAGCTTTGTGAAGTTTATTAGTGATCACAGAGATTATGttcaaaaataaaacctgtttggttttattgttttttttcttgatagGTCAGACTAATTAGTTCAAATTTGTGTATCTTTACTAGCCTTTCAATGACACTTTTGTCAAGTTAATCAAGATTTGTTCCTTGCTGCCCTCCAATTCTGCTTATCATTAGTAAGGTTAGTATAAAAATCTACAACACCCAAACACCATTTACAGTCTTCTATAATGCATAGAAATTTCCTCAGCAAATCTGCAACCACACCCAGTACAATGCATCCTTTGAATATTTTCACTCCGGTGTGAGTGTTAATATACCACAGGATTTTGGAACAATGGCACTAACAGACAGAAAGGTTCTTAAATTATGGGGCGTTCCCAACACTTTCCACAATTTCCCAAACACAAAATTAAGCACATACCAGACACAATGTTCACAATGCGATATGGAATGCCCAGAGACTGGTAAAACTCCTCAGCAGTAGCAATCATCTCATCAAACATTTCCCAAGACTTATTATCATGGGGGGAGGCATAAACAAACTGCTCAATCTGGAAGAGAGGAAGAACAACTTGGGTCAAGTGCTTCAATTTATGCTATGTATAATGAATCACGATGATGAAAACAACTCCTAGTTTCAAACCTTACCGATACATATTATATACGGTAGTACTTGACATTCAATGTACAAAACATAAAAGTCACTAAAacaaagaactttaaaaaatgtcagctccacttcacatttattttatgattttcacACTAAAAGGAAGTTGGAAAACCTAGCTGCAGTACAGCTGGGGCAAACTCAATTTATTATGGTGCTACAGATGATGCAATTTAAAAACTACAACTAGGACTGTTGGAAAAGTAATGGGGAAAATTGGGGTGACTTGATGCAGGTGTACAGCCAAAGAGTAGAAGTATGTTAGTACCCAGTGTAGCTAAAGTGGGTATCATGGGATCGTTctagaaatatttatattaaagatTCCAATAATGTGATCTTTGGCATTTGATATGAGTGCCATAAAATTCTGCGTTGCTCTGGTCTGAAGACAATCTGCCATTGCGACAagctatcaaaataaataaataaaataaaactaaataatcagGAGTGTggtcccctcgactttctcgtatacggagATAGGGGAAAAGGTCATCAcaaccacttccagttgtgcaatatttctcaaatatcatatctctttgtttcatCATAACTACTTGATAGTATTGATACACAATCTTTTATCTCtatataatcaaactttatattaaaatgatatttttgcactagggaggtcgaaaacggtggtggaattttttcatgattacatatgcattacctagattacatgcaaagtaaaaagagttatagtcacctaaaaacataaaaagtgttagtattaccctaggttcttgtctataagccggactggtgtataagccggagaccaaaaatcatacgaatttttaaaataaaatcttatcctAGATAaaccggactcatggataagccgaacgtactataacctataactaatagaagggagggaggtcagcggtctcactcgcacccatttaatttctttaaggggggagagagtgtgagatattggcgtctctctcactccccgcatggcgcggttggagcggccggagcgcgttctttctgctgtGGGCgttgccgagtcaacacgcgcgcgtagcggtcatttaaattgtgattttatatgtaagcatatttaaatatatatcgcggattttttgctggttcgcggatttctgcggacaatgggtcttttaatttctggtacatgcttcctcagttggtttgcgcagttgatttcatacaagggacgctattggcagatggctgagaagctacccagcttacttttctctctctcttgcactgactatctgtgaccctgacgtatggggattgagcaggggggctgttcgcacacctagacgctcgtctaaaaatgctgaaagattatcttcacgttgctatcttttgtgcagctgcttcctgaaacgacatgctgcacagctcttcgcatacttaaaagctggaagggcacgtattgatttttgactgaaaaacaaactctgtgtctctctctctctctctctctgctcttgacggagggggtgtgagctgccgccttcaacagctttgtgccgcggtgcttcgcatacttaaaagccaaacagcaccattgatttgtttgctagagattgttttctctatctatgtgacattctgtgctcctgacacacactcctttgaagaggaagatatgtttgcattcttttaattgtgagacagaactgtcatctctgtcttgtcatggagcacagtttaaacttttgaaaaagagacaaatgtttgtttacagtgtttgaataacgttcctgtctttctacaacctcctgtgtttctgcgcaaatctgtgacccaagcatgacaatataaaaataaccatataaacatatggtttctacttcgcggattttcttatttcgtgggtggctctggaacgcaacccccgcgatggaggaggggattactgtataagccggacttatgtataagccgatattctattttttcattttcacaacttttttccttagataagccgcggcttatagacaagaacttagggtatataatatttgttgcaataaattactataggtaaaactgcatttagctacatttaattatgataatgatggcggaaCTTAAacttaaatgtattaccaggaacacaatgGGGACGTAGCatcttattgttcccattacatctttatatttacatggcatgttcaatgtctacacgttattgttaaactgatgatgtataaattaaaataaaattaataatagttattgaaagaatatgcgttaTACTGAATACAGTTTTTCATATCatgcacacatttatatttccatgatacaaaaaattcattTGGTTGTTTAACTAAAATACTACTTCAGGttaagtaatttttctcaaatttcatatctgtttgctttttatcactataaatatctatacaaaatttgaatcatctatctgtaattataaccatagttttaAAAAttcgcaaaagtattcagttaattaaagtactacttccggttattggaagtggcccaaaagttgataggatataaagcaggtgtacaaaatctcattgattGAGGTCAAAACGTGTccagttattgtgtttacacacagacataacttcaaaaatgacattttcgaACTcaagaaggtctaaaacgtcaagattcatcaaaatctcaaggttaaattttttcacaattcctatactttctctatactatgtatatgagaaagtaaaaaaaaacaccgACACTCTACACCTTGGACATGTATTTTACATGCAAGCGAGTTATTAATTATCAGTCATGTTATTTagaaaatcaaataataaaaaaatgacaagctCACCTTCTCAAACTGGTGCACACGAAAGATGCCTCTGGTATCACGGCCGTGAGAGCCTACTTCCTGACGGAAGCAAGTGGAGATACCAGCAAATTTGATGGGTAGGTCTTCAGGCTTCAGCCACTCATCTCTGAGGTAGGCAGCAATGGGCTGTTCTGAGGTGGCAATTAAGTACTTCTCGTCAATGCTACTGTCATCTGATTTCTCACTTCCCTTGCCAATAACCTGAAGAGTCAACAGAGAAAATAAGCAATGCTGTTCCATTGCTCGGGGTGAGCAAACATTTTCCCCTAATTACAAACTTACCTTGTACAGTTCTTCGTCAAACTGGCTGAGCTGTGCCACCTCTTGCATGACCTCCTTTCTCATGAAAAAAGGTGTATAGATTGGTGTGTAGCCACGCAAGTGCAGAACCCTCAGGGCATAGCTGATCAGTGCTTGCTCCAGGAAAACCAGTGGTCCCTGCAGACAGAAAATCAGGCAGTAGCAGGATAAGAGTTTGATTCCTTGGGTTACAGGACTGTGAGTGACGTCGCTTAAACAGTCATTTACCTTTAGGAAGTAGCCTCTGCTCCCTGCCACTATAGCAGCTTTTTCTCCTTCATACCCATCTACCATTACAACGATATCAACATGTGAGTACTTCTTCTGCACCGTACAGTCTCCCCAGGTCCTCTCAACTTTATTATCTGCATCCTGCAAAGAAAACCACAACAACTGGTTAAAAGCTGGTGGTGATGAGGAGTTGGGGATACCACAATACCATCATATCTTGAAACATCATAGATTCGGTATTGTACCCAAGAAAAATTAGATTTAGCACTTACATCAATCAACCACAATAAAACGACTGACAAATGAAGCGAATAATATTGATTATCACCTTACAATGGTacttgtcaaggggtgggatgtaataggcagcaagtgaacagtcaggtTTTGAAGATAATGTATtttaagcaggaaaaatgggcaagcgtaaggatctgagcaactttgacaaggggtacattgtgatggctagacgactgggtcaCAGCTTCCCCAAAATGGCAGGTTTTGTGGGATGTTTCCAGTATGCAGGGGTCAGTGCCTACCAAGAGTGGTCCAAGGAAGAACAACTGGTAGGTACCCAATTGACGCACGTGGGGTGCAAAGTCTAGCCCATCTGGTCCTATACCCAAAGAAAAGCTACTGCagcacaaactgctgaaaatcttattgctggccatgagagaaaggtgtcagaacacacagtgcatcacagcttgcttcATACAGGGCCGCATAGCTGCAGACTGCCCAGGCTGACCGTTGTCCACTGCCGAAAGCGCCTAAAATGGGCACGTGTGTGTCAGAACTAGACTAAGGAGCAATAGAAGGAGGAGGCCTGGTCcaatgaatcatgttttcttttagattttgTAGACAGCTGAATGTGGGTGTGTTGTTTACCTAGGGAAGAGATTGCTGCAGGATTCACTATGGTAAAAAGGCAAGCTTGGTGTGatactctgggcaatgttctgctgggataCCTTGGCTCCTGGCATTTATGTGGATGTACCACCTACATAAAagttgttgcagaccatgtacactTCTTTATGGCAACGGTATTCCTTGATGGCCTCTTTCGGCAGGATAATGCATCCTGCGACACACCAAAAATTGTTTAGGAGTGGTTTGAGGAAAATGACATttagttcaaggtgttgacttggaaTCCAAATTCACTAGATCTCAGTCTGATCAAGGATCTCTGTCCGATCTATGGAATCAACTTGTAAGACTTAAAGGGTCtactgctaacatcttggtgtcagataccacaggacacctttagAGTTCTTGTGGAGTCTACACCTTGATGGATCAgagtagtgctgggaggtataccggtttatactgaaaaccgttttttatttttgttatgatatggatttttcttataccgcaacaccggtttaaatagcctaaacaacgtttggaatgtggcgcagcgggaaactgtttaaggggagacctttttcactgctacaccacttaacacgcatgcaacggagtacatgcgttagtggaggtattgagcagtgaaaatggacagagaacattccgaaactgaagctgtagcagacgataaagctGAACccgatgacacagaagaacttttgctgaaaaaaggagccacGTCTGAAGTCttgagatactttggttttaaaaggtcggatgtggaccaaacaactatttactgcaaatggtgTCAAGCTAAAGTGGTCGCCGTAGGcagcaacacgagcaatttgctgcaccaccttagccgcaaacatgctttggagtaccatgaatgtatggaactaagattggcaccctccactttctcaggtaaaactgaaaaagctacagGACACTCAAGTCAAACATCACTTGTAGACACGTTTGAtggaggtactgcctacgacaaaaaaaacaagcggtggatcaagataaccaacaccattacaatccatatagctaacgtgtcagtggacagagattgacaTTAACAGAAAgcgtagttggtttacaaaaatatttactatttattccttttctcagAAATGTTCAGTGCAatgcaacttttgacaagcacctctggatattttactaagtctaaatgcctctttggattgttgaaaatatgttgtcaaaattatagtttaagttgtttgcaaaatttgttcaatacaaaggctctatattttgactgcaactgtcatgcactgtgattccttctcttcattagtgccacccccttgaaaactatcactttatggggccatgcaaacctgtattaatacttgtgtgcacattaaaatgttttttttgtataatgtacaattctcatgacagtggaataagttattcttagccagtctactgcagtaattgcagtggaaaatgtggttaacatccactcatgcatgggaaaaaaataccattgattaccgtgaaactggtataattttgaaaaataccgtgatatagaattttggtcctaccgcccagcactaaatcAGAGCAATTTGAGTGGCACAAGGGGATTGACActatattaggcaggtggttttaatgttgtggatgATTTGTGTATGTACATACACAAATACTATTCTTAACTTTTattaatcatggtgctggagaaagGAGTTTTACATGTTGAATGGACAAGCAAGCAACAATTTCacttactctgtacatgtgacagtatgaCTACAACAACTATTACCATTACcattaccactactactactactactactaaggaCTGAATAAGTAAACAtgatttttatgcattattttaagaACAGTAATTCAGTTTTATAATACATTATGTATTACTCAGTCTCTTATCTAAAAAAGTTAACACAAATGTTTCAATCTATTACACCTTTTAAACCATTTTATCTCTGGGAAAGTACTTGCGAGGTGAGCCTATAGGTCAATAACAGGGCTGTCAACCAACAAAGGAAATTAGAATGTATcatattaaaaacatattatttattgaatatacagtatatggatatgCATTTCAAATTACTTATTAATTTTACATACACTAGGAAAACATCTTGAATATTGTGTCTCAAATACTGATAAAATTCATGTGAAGCAAGTCAAAAGCATCCTGTCATAATTcgctttctttctcattttttattttgcagtttagTCCAGATTTACAAATCATACAACTCTGGCCAGTCAGGATGAAGCAAGAAAACCACTTGTAGGATGTAGGTGAAAACTCTTGCTGAGTTCAGAAGTTGGTCATCTATAGGGATGTAGCAGTATTTTGCTTTGGAACTACCAATAAAACAGAATGCTTGAAAATTTTTTCCTGGGGGTATCAATGGTATATTCCCTCACCTTTAATAAGGAGCTCTGCCACATGAAAAAGCAAAATCATCTGACTGACAATGCCATATGCTTTTGCAGTGGGTGACAGGTGGAACTGTGCTTAATGCTGCTCGACCTATTGATTTTGAGAATTAATTCTTAGTGGAACATACAGTTCCTCCATTTGTGTTAGCTTCATCCCACAtgccaaagatgtgcaagttagagTGAATGGCGACCCCAAATTAACCCCTAAGTATTGTGAGCATATCTCCTGTTTTGTCCTCAGTTTTGCTGGGacaggttgttttttttctgaaatcccAAACTGGATACATGCATTCAAAACATGGATGCCACCCACTTTACTGATGCAGTAGTATTAGTATGGTTCCTTTCAGTGCAGCCTGTCACAACCATAAACCTGTTTACCACAGATTCCTTTTCACTTCCCCGAGTATAGCTCCACCATTTCTATTCTTTCAACATCAGCCTGGAACGAACCTTGGGTGCTGTAATATACCCTGGTTTTGTTCTTGTATTATCTATCAATCAGTCCAGTTCCAAATCCATTCCTTGTCCCTTTACACTCTGCTTCTGTTCCAACTAGATGCTTTACCAGTGTGGCAAAACCTCCCTCTGTATTTAGAAGCAGAGTTTAGGAGCAGGAAAGGATGCCAGCTGTCCTGTCTCACCTCATCGTTGCTGATGGGAACAGACGGATGAAGAAGGTTGCCAATCTCTCTCAGGTGCTCAAACCGTTCTCCCTCCAGCTTTATCCTCTCAGCATCCACCTCTGATATTGCTGCATCTATCAAAATACGAATCTTCTTAATCTGTGTCACCGTTAAGCCCTgagaggagggaaaaaaaaaacccacatgaaATTATACAGATGACTTATTACAAAACATGCTTTTGATGCTTAGGAACATATTTTAGAACACTGTCCCATTAATGAAAGATTGTTATCCAATGGAACCTAAGGACACATAGCAAGGACAAAGGAATTTTGCACCTCAAGCAGCAATGCATATAGTGATCACAAATTCTTTCACACCCACAGTAAACCATCAGTCAACAATCAACTTAGATAGAGAGAGACTTACAGACAGGATCTCTGCTGTCAGTTCATCCACATTTTGGGCATTCTCAGGAAGGGCATCATCCTCACCAGCAGGCTCCTTTTTCTGAAAGGGacacaaaaatataaagtttAGTATCtagaccattaaaaaaaaaaaaaaagagtacaacCATCAGAATTGTCTATGTTTCTGTTCTGAGATAGGCACTTGGTCTGGCAGCATAAATCAAACATCATACATCTGTTCTGTCAGTTGAGTAGCAATTCCGTCACTTATCAATACTGGCAGTGCTAGCATTCTCCACCATATCACATGCAATTACTGAATAAATGGTgacaactaatttttttttaccttttttcaatTTATGCAAGTCAAATGGAATACTGTGATGTATACTGGGAGAAATGGATACATGATCTGCTTTCTTTCAGCATGTCATAATGATAACCACTTCTGATGTGACGGCAAAACAATGAGGATATATTTGTGATTTCAAGGCATTTActactctaatttatttatcacTTCTACAAATATATCAAGCaactaaacaaaagacaaagaaacagTTTACCTTTTAACACTcaatgaatattttttctttttgaagatgAATTTTAAAGCAACTCATCTTCCAATTTTTCTTTCCGCAAAAAGCATATACATTGCctcacacgtgtgaataggaggcagctgaagggcttggagaataatggtaacacatccgcccaggggtggcggggtgcactaatgctctttctaagttccctgccgACCTTTCcagggaaatcccaccaggaaccaCTGACTTGACTCGGGacatgtcacttccggccccgaggacgacgtcacttccagctcagaggacgacatcacttcccccagacttcctataaaacctcactcccttCCCCTggagggcagttctgttttggactctgtcttgtaaacattaCTCGCTACCAAaccttttacttttgcagccaggaacacatcatatgggtggttgccccaaacctttgcaatgtcttgggtctcttcttgtcacaacatgtatttattaatttattcattcattcatctgatGCCTTTATTACAACACAGTAGCACACTGCTTAATGTTACTGCTTCCTAGCTCTACAAAACTTGGTTCATATTCAGGACTGGCCCCTGTGCATTTTCCTGCCAGAAGTCTGGTCCCCATACACAAAAGATGTGCACATAAGGTTAGCAACTGTCACTGTAAATTAGTCTGGTATGACTGAATGTGTGTGGGAGTTTgccctataatggactggcaccccatctaggGTTAATTCCTACCTTGGGCTTCATGGTGCTGAAATGGTTCTTGTGATTCTGAACTAGATTAGtgggtcagaaaatggaagaatgaCAACAACCAACCTATATGATTACAATTGTTAACAAATTTCTACTGTGAGAGTACTGGCAGACAAGGCACTCACAGATCCTCTGGCAAAGACTGTTCATGAAACTGTTCGTGAACCACCTTCATTtgattgattatatatatatatatatatattttttatgttaactttatttcaagaaagtaacatagTATACAATCAAGCAGATAAAATTTGCAGACCTTGTACAATAAATTACCTCAAAATCAATCTAGAAAACCCTAacaaagaaggagaaagagaggagaCAGACAAGAGCCTAAAAAAAAGTTTCCAATATCAAATAACACAGAACATTAATTACCCACCGAGTTATAAAAGGTGGTTGGGATTCtttcagttaagcaagataatCCAATGTGctacctgtgttggctgggattggctccagcagacccccatgaccctgtgttcggattcaacgggttcgaaaatggatggatggatggatggatagttgtgaGGTATCaactattaaaattaattaatcaatttgtCCCTATCCAGGTTAAGCCcatctgttaatgggttaggagtaaGTGTTAACACTAAGGCTCTCtgataacttttaaaatatttttgtccaaaattatgtgaTTGTGGGGCTAGAATGGCAATGCTCACAAGTGTGATCTTGCCCTGGATAAATTTTGAATGAAATAAGTGTGATCtataaaaaattacaagttaaattaTTAAGTGCATGGAGCATATTTAACTATAGTGTGTTCTATGTATGGCTGAACATTGAGTACAGAAccaagtttcattttattttatacaatttaaaGGCCAAACAGGTTGAGTGACTTGCTTTAGTCACAGAATGAGTCACTGGCAGGGACTGAACTAATCATTTTGAACCTAGACTGCATGCCAGACAACACCCCttgcaaatacataaaataaatatttattgtttgtatTAACTTGCTTATAATCACTCAGTGGCAGAGTGGTGAAAACTGAACCAACAATTGCAAGCTCTTATAAACTAGGCCCATCCATACTGGGTACCCACAAAGTGGCATTATACAATGTCAGTGTGCTTGAAATCTGAGCTGCTTAACATGTCGGCATACACTAGTGCCGTGTCCAAGTCTCCTCACAGAGTTTTACATCTGTTATTCAATCTGCTGGATCACACACCCATCCACGCCAGTGCTGGATGAATTCTGTCACATCTGGGTGGGCCAACTTTCATTCACAAAGCCTGTTGTGTCAGATCAAGTATCTCATACCTTCATCTTCTCGCCTATTGTCTTGCTGCAgaggtttttcattttgttcaggtTATCGGCTCGgaatctgcctgaagaatgaaaaaaaaaaaacaaaaaaaaaacaattggtgACTCACTACAAGGAGTACTGCCAACACCTCAGAAAAGTTGGGCGAGGCTCTTATTTACTTGCTGAATTTCATGATCAATAGACCtgccaataatttatttttattaattaaatatttaatcaattatcaaataatttttttctttgaccaAAATAGTGATTTTTCCATCTTCTGAACAGTAAAACACATTCAGTGACTTGTGTTCTCAAAACTGTTTTTACCTTAAACatgctttttgtatttttggaatGGAATCTTCAGCTAGTCTTGGAGCTCAAATTTGAAAACTACCCCGATGCCACAATATGTAATCTCTAGAAGCATAAACATATAAAATTTCAATCCAAAATTTGTTACTGTGATCTTAAGATATTAATTAGGGTAGTATGTAAATGTTTATCAATGACAGAAATATGTTTTCTTCCtctcagagaaacaaaaacactcCATCCTCAAATGAATGATAAAGACTTTTCCAAAATGAAACCACATCTCATGCAGATTTCAAATACCCGACCACATGTGGATTTCTTTAGTACAAAGCTGTGAGTCTGAACATACATTTGAAGTGCTAGAAAAATGCTTGGAATATCATTAGCAAATAGAGAACGAGGTTTTTTTTTCCACCTGTCGTGTATGAAGAGGGTCCATTGAAAACTGCTCTGCACCCTACATCATTATTAAAATTCAGGTTCTTAAGATTTCCTTACCAAGGGTGACAGAGGTGATTTCACACTGCTATTGGTCTAGTAAGGTGAAGCACTTTAAAAGCAGGCTGCTAAAATCCCCTTTGAATTCATTCCAAAATGCCACTGAATGACATCACCAGTaagtcaaattaaaaagaaatcctgaCAATAAAACTAGGGCAAATGATATGAAAGGAATAAGAAGAATCCTGGGTGATTTGGGTGCTTTAAGcccaaatttagctttttactttcatttcaatGCAACTATTCAGAGCTttactgaaaagagaaaaaaaaaagtcaaaatcggGTTGTAAGCACTCAGATCATCCAggatttttcttctttaactATATTCATGTTGATTAAATAAACTGACAATGGGACATTTTTCTATGGATATGCAGTTTGCATACCGCGTTATTGTTCATTAAAAAAACTAGTAATAAAGAAGTGAAAGAAGATATATGAAGTTCCACATTTCCTTCCACTGATTAGGTTCTTTGCTCTTTGAAAAGAGCTTCATACACTAATGATGGACACAAAGACACAATGAAGTAGAGCATGTGGAGGGTAAACCCTGATGCCAAACCGGGCTAATGGAGGGTCATCTTCAGAGTTCATACATGCTAAAAAGGGAAAGCATTTAGAAAAAGGTTAAGAACCGCTCCACTGGTGTTACTAAGAATTAAAAAGGAATTAAACCATCAACTTAACTGAATGCAGTATGGCGATTGCAGGCAATGTGACGCTGTGATTAAggctgtgagttcaaatcccaccaccaACAATGTGTGAACATGAGCAAGTCACACCACCTGCCTGGAAAAGCAAAAGCCAACTATATCTCAAATGATGTAAGCAGCCTTGGAATAAAGAGtttgccaaataataataatctatatatataattcactaagcaaccgtccagggcacgcaagacaaccatgggatacgcacaacatagCCCCGCCCACCATCTTTAAGACAATGGGACGAGaacgcccgcccgcctgactgttaccagcattcaccgcaatgtactggagtgtaaaactatcgcagctgctaactCACatactgtccttattccccggcccgcgtccaccctcgcatggcaggcaagacgcaagacagagccaccccagccaactcacagagccccacccaccaacaattcactaagcagccgtgcgcgccaatgatttccgcacgtgttcagtctctccctgtgcattccctgtgcagcgagcgagtgagccagagagagagagagagcgacacacacaggcgcgtgagagagagacacatatacacacacacacaggtgcgagacagacacacacacaggtgtgagagagacacacacacaggtgcgcaagggagagacacacacacacagaggtgcgagagagagagagagaaacacacacacacacacacacacagaggcacgagagagacacacacacacacacacacacacacacacacagaggtgcaagagagagagagacacacacacacacacacacacaggcatgtgagagagagagagacacacacacacacacgcccgaGAGAGAGGGGgatggacgcataaggcagagaaggcagttaaagaatgcaccggggttgattttattttcacttctgtttacagcgatcggtttgtagcgtgcattgttgcaatgttacttttcttggtggtttatttaaaatatggattt
The sequence above is drawn from the Erpetoichthys calabaricus chromosome 3, fErpCal1.3, whole genome shotgun sequence genome and encodes:
- the sars1 gene encoding serine--tRNA ligase, cytoplasmic, which produces MVLDLDLFRTDKGGDPDKIRETQAKRFKDVSLVDKLVAADGEWRKCRFRADNLNKMKNLCSKTIGEKMKKKEPAGEDDALPENAQNVDELTAEILSGLTVTQIKKIRILIDAAISEVDAERIKLEGERFEHLREIGNLLHPSVPISNDEDADNKVERTWGDCTVQKKYSHVDIVVMVDGYEGEKAAIVAGSRGYFLKGPLVFLEQALISYALRVLHLRGYTPIYTPFFMRKEVMQEVAQLSQFDEELYKVIGKGSEKSDDSSIDEKYLIATSEQPIAAYLRDEWLKPEDLPIKFAGISTCFRQEVGSHGRDTRGIFRVHQFEKIEQFVYASPHDNKSWEMFDEMIATAEEFYQSLGIPYRIVNIVSGSLNHAASKKLDLEAWFPASGAFRELVSCSNCTDYQARRLRIRYGQTKKMMDKVEYVHMLNATMCATTRTICAILENYQTEEGVVIPEVLREFMPAGMKEILKFVKPAPIEQEMTKKQKKQQDGGKKKSTDSILQGQLENMSVNDS